The sequence TGAATTGACGTTTGACGTACATCGTCATCTCCTGTAATTTGGTTTCAGCTATGATTCTTGGATACAAGGATCGCAGGACCGAGCGATTCGCCAGTGGCGAATTCACCGCTTCGTTTCAAGGATTTGAAAAACAGGCTGCGAAAAGACTTTCGATTCTGAATGCTGCCCCATCGCTTAATACCTTGAAAGCACTGACCAGCAACCGTTTGGAAACTCTCCGAGGAAAGAGAAGAGGGCAGTATTCAATTCGAATAAACAACCAATGGCGAATCTGCTTCAGATGGCCCGGTGACAGTCCGGGACCGTTAGAGGTGGAAATTGTAGACTATCATTAAGGCAACATGGAGGATGGAATCATGCTCCAGCGTACCATTCATCCCGGCGAGATTCTTCAGGACGAGCTCGAAGAATTGGGCGTTGTGCCATCGGAATTCGCACGTCAGATTGACGTTCCGCCAAACAGGATCAGCCAGATTATCTCAGGCAAGCGGTCGATTACGGCGGACACGGCCTTGCGCTTCGGTCACTGGTTCGGCGTGGAACCGCTGTTCTGGATCAACCTGCAGTCACAGTTTGACCTTGCAGCAGCCCATAGGAGAGTCGGTACGGCTATCCGCGCATTGCCCACAGCATTCAATCGATCCTGATTGACCGTTACTACCCCCTTGATGGTTCATGCAGTCCGTCCTCCTCGTTCGATCATGTGTGCAAGATCAGAATCGAACACGTGCAGGAGACCATTCGGGACATGCGGTGTGATTCACGCAGGATATCCCAACTCGTTTCAACATCAAATCTGATGAAATGATTATGAAAGAGCGAGAGGAACATGACTGTCGACCATCGTAAAGCCATCAGGATCAGGACGGCCTCTATCCTGGTTATGGTATTGGCCATCATGGATATCGAACCGGTAGACGCCCAAGGGACTGCAATCTCAAATAGAGACCATGTGCGCCAGACTGAAACTGCCGCTGAGGCGACTGAGTCTGCCACT comes from Gemmatimonadota bacterium and encodes:
- a CDS encoding type II toxin-antitoxin system RelE/ParE family toxin, translated to MILGYKDRRTERFASGEFTASFQGFEKQAAKRLSILNAAPSLNTLKALTSNRLETLRGKRRGQYSIRINNQWRICFRWPGDSPGPLEVEIVDYH
- a CDS encoding HigA family addiction module antitoxin encodes the protein MLQRTIHPGEILQDELEELGVVPSEFARQIDVPPNRISQIISGKRSITADTALRFGHWFGVEPLFWINLQSQFDLAAAHRRVGTAIRALPTAFNRS